Proteins encoded together in one Pontiella desulfatans window:
- a CDS encoding AraC family transcriptional regulator encodes MSRGSGTKEGTLRGCEAFCASLHGAQLQPLFDYLPGVYFVAKDRAGRVMMANNVAVQLCGFEREEDMIGKTDYDIFSADRADAYVKDDNHVFETGESVIDHVELAPDPHNSINWFVTTKIPLYSDEGEIVGLACIARNMTSAHEKLRPYMEMNEVLDYVRENYADPIKVEDLAKIMHLSSSQFERSFKKVFKISPTKHILNVRVRAACRLLSTTNDTIASIALEAGFYDHSHFIRNFRKVMGLSPREYREGGREIPW; translated from the coding sequence ATGTCTAGGGGATCAGGAACGAAGGAAGGGACGCTGCGGGGTTGCGAGGCTTTTTGCGCCTCGTTGCATGGCGCCCAGCTTCAGCCGCTTTTCGATTATCTGCCCGGCGTTTACTTTGTGGCGAAGGACCGGGCCGGGCGGGTGATGATGGCGAACAACGTGGCGGTTCAACTGTGCGGGTTTGAGCGGGAAGAGGACATGATCGGGAAAACCGATTATGACATCTTTTCGGCGGATCGCGCGGATGCCTACGTGAAGGACGACAACCATGTCTTCGAAACCGGGGAGAGTGTGATCGACCACGTCGAGCTGGCCCCCGATCCGCACAACTCGATCAACTGGTTCGTCACCACCAAGATCCCGCTCTATTCCGACGAGGGGGAAATTGTTGGCCTGGCCTGCATTGCCCGCAACATGACCAGCGCCCACGAGAAGCTCCGGCCCTACATGGAGATGAACGAGGTGCTCGACTATGTCCGCGAAAACTATGCCGACCCGATCAAGGTGGAGGATTTGGCGAAAATCATGCATTTGTCTTCGAGCCAATTTGAACGCAGCTTCAAGAAGGTGTTCAAGATTTCGCCCACCAAGCATATCCTGAATGTGCGGGTCCGGGCCGCCTGCCGGCTCCTCTCGACCACCAACGACACCATTGCTTCCATTGCGCTGGAGGCGGGGTTCTACGACCATAGCCACTTTATCCGGAACTTCCGGAAGGTCATGGGGCTTTCCCCCCGGGAGTACCGCGAAGGCGGGCGCGAAATCCCATGGTGA
- a CDS encoding Gfo/Idh/MocA family protein — MIRVGIMGMGYMGGVHLRNWQAREDAKVVAVCDINPAFGATQGNIETGGDGLNLDGVAVYRSAAEMLAAETLDAVTVALPTHLHKAATIQSLAAGLHVLCEKPMALSVQDCDEMIAAAKTAGKELMIAHCIRFWPEYAWLKSAVESEAFGAVKAADFSRLASAPAWSADSWFANPAKSGGMALDLHIHDLDFIQYLFGAPAAIESEHAALANGQPGHVVSRMDYGAGKVVTATASWMMPPSFGFRMGFRVVFENAAAVLDGDGLMVYPPEGDAYAPERHVGNGYQREIEYFAARVAGPAGKDVITPEQARESVRLTLETMK; from the coding sequence ATGATCCGCGTTGGGATCATGGGGATGGGATACATGGGCGGAGTCCATCTGCGCAACTGGCAGGCGCGGGAGGATGCCAAGGTGGTCGCCGTCTGCGACATCAATCCCGCATTCGGAGCCACCCAGGGCAACATCGAGACGGGGGGCGATGGCCTCAACCTGGACGGTGTTGCGGTGTATCGGAGTGCCGCTGAAATGCTGGCCGCCGAAACGCTGGATGCGGTAACGGTTGCCCTGCCCACGCACCTTCACAAGGCGGCGACGATCCAGAGCCTGGCAGCCGGCCTACATGTGCTTTGCGAAAAGCCGATGGCGCTTTCGGTGCAGGATTGCGACGAAATGATCGCCGCCGCCAAGACCGCCGGGAAGGAGCTGATGATTGCCCACTGCATCCGTTTTTGGCCGGAATATGCCTGGCTGAAATCCGCCGTCGAAAGCGAGGCCTTCGGTGCCGTGAAGGCGGCGGACTTTTCGCGTCTGGCCAGTGCGCCCGCGTGGAGCGCCGATTCCTGGTTCGCGAATCCCGCAAAGAGCGGGGGCATGGCGCTCGACCTGCACATCCACGATCTCGATTTTATCCAATACCTGTTCGGTGCGCCGGCGGCAATTGAGTCGGAGCATGCGGCTCTTGCAAACGGTCAACCCGGCCACGTGGTCTCCCGGATGGACTATGGGGCGGGCAAGGTCGTGACCGCGACGGCAAGCTGGATGATGCCGCCGTCGTTCGGGTTCCGGATGGGATTCCGCGTGGTGTTCGAAAACGCGGCCGCGGTGTTGGATGGAGATGGATTGATGGTTTATCCGCCGGAAGGCGATGCCTATGCGCCGGAGCGGCACGTGGGCAACGGCTATCAAAGGGAAATTGAATATTTTGCCGCACGGGTCGCTGGCCCGGCGGGCAAGGATGTGATTACACCGGAGCAGGCGCGCGAATCGGTGCGCTTGACGTTGGAGACGATGAAATGA
- a CDS encoding sugar phosphate isomerase/epimerase family protein, which yields MMKNPIGICSWSLRNDAERIARAMARPELSCLHLDISAAEKLRGLVSENGWTVSCTMTGFPQEDYSSLDAIRLTGGIVPDEVWPENRRIALDAIQATAELGVGQLSFHAGFIDHSDAAGFRTFCDRIVELADAAQDCGILILLETGQETAEDLRHFLDVVEHPALGVNFDPGNMILYGKGDPIEAIRILGPWIRHVHVKDAMASPVPGKWGSEVPWGDGEVDHGAFFHALEEIGYTGAFAIEREGGDRREEDILLAVERFEVYA from the coding sequence ATGATGAAGAACCCTATTGGAATTTGCAGCTGGTCGCTGCGCAACGACGCGGAAAGGATTGCCCGGGCAATGGCAAGGCCGGAACTATCGTGCCTGCATCTCGATATTTCGGCGGCGGAAAAACTGCGCGGCCTCGTTTCCGAAAACGGATGGACCGTGAGCTGCACCATGACCGGATTCCCGCAGGAGGATTATTCCTCGCTCGACGCCATCCGGCTCACCGGTGGAATCGTGCCCGACGAGGTCTGGCCCGAAAACCGCCGCATCGCGCTCGACGCCATCCAGGCCACGGCTGAACTGGGAGTGGGGCAGCTCTCGTTCCATGCGGGCTTCATCGACCATTCCGATGCCGCCGGTTTCCGTACCTTCTGCGACCGTATCGTGGAGCTGGCCGACGCCGCGCAGGATTGCGGGATACTGATTCTGCTGGAGACCGGCCAGGAGACGGCGGAGGATCTCCGCCATTTCCTCGACGTGGTCGAACACCCCGCGCTCGGCGTTAATTTTGATCCCGGCAACATGATTCTCTATGGCAAAGGCGATCCGATTGAGGCGATCCGCATCCTGGGGCCGTGGATCCGGCACGTGCACGTCAAGGATGCGATGGCGTCGCCGGTTCCCGGCAAATGGGGTTCCGAAGTCCCATGGGGCGATGGCGAAGTCGACCATGGCGCGTTTTTCCATGCGCTGGAGGAGATTGGCTATACGGGGGCGTTCGCGATCGAACGGGAGGGCGGGGACCGACGCGAAGAAGACATTCTGTTGGCGGTCGAACGGTTCGAGGTGTACGCATGA
- a CDS encoding nucleoside permease: MSEQRMTFSVQARLGIMMFLQFFIWGAWYVTLGTYLSETLKFDPAQIGRSYSAIPWGAVIAPFIVGMVADRFFAAQKVMAFMHLVGGGLLWYASGVVQPAVLFWVLLAYAICYSPTLSLANAVSFNKMENPEKQFPVIRVFGTVGWIVAGLVIGFMKIEAQDIPLKIAAGSSVLLGIFALFLPDTPPKSLGHKVTVRDVLGLETLKLMKNRSFAVFVAGSLLICIPLAFYYNFANMFMNDVGVANAAGKMTMGQMSEFIFMIIMPFFFVRLGVKKMLLIGMLCWVLRYVLFAFGNPESLVWMYYIGILVHGICYDFFFVTGQIYVDNTAPKAIQAQAQGFIAFVTYGVGMVIGANLSGEVVKYFTVEQIINWRAVWLFPAIMAGVIMLLFTALFKDHGAKQEEQA, translated from the coding sequence ATGAGTGAACAACGGATGACCTTTTCAGTCCAGGCCCGCCTGGGAATCATGATGTTCCTCCAGTTTTTCATCTGGGGCGCATGGTATGTTACGCTGGGCACCTATCTTTCCGAAACCCTGAAGTTCGATCCGGCGCAGATCGGCCGCTCCTACAGCGCCATTCCCTGGGGCGCGGTGATTGCGCCGTTCATCGTCGGGATGGTGGCCGACCGGTTCTTCGCCGCGCAGAAGGTGATGGCGTTCATGCATCTGGTGGGCGGGGGGCTGCTTTGGTATGCCAGCGGCGTGGTTCAGCCCGCCGTGCTGTTTTGGGTGCTGCTGGCCTATGCCATCTGCTACAGCCCAACGTTGAGCCTGGCCAACGCGGTTTCGTTCAACAAAATGGAGAATCCGGAAAAACAGTTCCCGGTGATCCGCGTGTTCGGAACGGTGGGTTGGATCGTGGCCGGACTGGTGATCGGCTTCATGAAGATCGAGGCGCAAGACATTCCCCTCAAGATCGCGGCGGGGTCCTCGGTGTTGCTCGGGATCTTTGCGCTCTTCCTGCCGGACACGCCGCCCAAATCGCTGGGCCACAAGGTCACGGTCCGCGATGTTCTCGGGCTGGAAACCCTGAAGCTGATGAAGAACCGCTCCTTTGCGGTGTTTGTGGCCGGCTCGCTGCTGATCTGCATTCCATTGGCGTTCTATTATAATTTCGCGAACATGTTCATGAACGATGTCGGCGTGGCCAACGCGGCGGGCAAGATGACGATGGGGCAGATGTCGGAATTCATTTTCATGATCATCATGCCGTTTTTCTTCGTGCGGCTCGGGGTGAAGAAAATGCTCCTGATCGGCATGCTCTGCTGGGTGCTCCGCTATGTGTTGTTTGCGTTCGGTAATCCGGAGTCGTTGGTCTGGATGTATTATATCGGCATTCTGGTGCACGGCATCTGCTACGACTTTTTCTTCGTCACCGGCCAGATCTATGTCGACAACACCGCGCCCAAGGCCATCCAGGCGCAGGCCCAGGGGTTCATCGCCTTCGTCACCTATGGCGTCGGCATGGTCATCGGCGCCAACCTCTCCGGCGAAGTCGTGAAATATTTCACCGTCGAGCAGATCATCAACTGGCGCGCCGTGTGGCTCTTCCCGGCCATCATGGCCGGGGTCATCATGTTGCTCTTCACGGCGTTGTTCAAAGACCACGGCGCCAAGCAAGAGGAGCAAGCCTAG
- the murD gene encoding UDP-N-acetylmuramoyl-L-alanine--D-glutamate ligase has product MEKYTLALILGYGRSGKAAERMLRSEGCDTLVLTRETAGDPEVQRALKENEFDVCIVSPGFGILNSWVCAVRDAGVPLLSELELGWSRHRGKTVAITGSNGKSTAVKWIYESLERAGKKAAIGGNYGIPACEAVLDHPGLEWLVLEVSSFQLETVRSFRADVAVVLNLLPNHLDRHETMELYRRAKARIFGPSPSFAEDVCLVPVDLQDDFRADVPGGRRWVTFGGTADADYSFENGNVFRKSERLIDLSGTLFDSPVLGSCTGAAVAAVAEACGISPEAVLEAARSFQPLPHRLQRLGEMDGVAYVDDSKATNLAALGAAVAACGDGIHLIAGGLPKESDYTFVKEILAERVRSIYVIGQASRSMFEAWGGVCNCVECGTLDKAFSTAQSAARAGDTILLSPGCASFDQFRSFEERGELFEKLFIGAKHAKQGAS; this is encoded by the coding sequence GTGGAAAAATATACGTTGGCACTGATTCTAGGGTATGGCCGCTCCGGCAAGGCCGCCGAACGGATGCTCCGTTCCGAAGGGTGCGATACGCTGGTGCTGACGCGAGAGACGGCGGGCGATCCGGAAGTCCAGCGGGCGTTGAAGGAGAATGAGTTCGATGTCTGCATCGTCAGCCCCGGTTTCGGGATCCTGAATTCGTGGGTTTGCGCGGTTCGGGATGCCGGCGTTCCGCTACTTTCCGAGTTGGAGCTGGGCTGGTCGCGCCACCGGGGAAAGACCGTGGCCATCACCGGTTCGAACGGCAAAAGCACGGCGGTCAAATGGATTTACGAAAGCCTGGAGCGGGCCGGGAAAAAGGCGGCCATCGGGGGCAACTACGGTATTCCGGCCTGCGAGGCGGTGCTGGACCATCCCGGCCTCGAGTGGCTGGTGCTGGAGGTTAGCTCGTTCCAACTCGAAACCGTCCGGAGCTTCCGGGCCGATGTGGCGGTGGTGCTGAACCTGTTGCCCAACCACCTCGATCGCCATGAAACCATGGAGTTGTACCGGAGAGCCAAGGCCCGGATTTTCGGGCCATCCCCTTCGTTTGCCGAGGATGTCTGCCTTGTTCCCGTCGATCTGCAGGACGATTTCAGGGCGGACGTGCCGGGGGGGCGTCGGTGGGTTACCTTCGGCGGAACCGCGGATGCCGACTATTCCTTCGAAAACGGGAATGTTTTTCGCAAAAGTGAGAGGTTGATCGATCTGTCCGGAACCCTTTTTGATTCCCCGGTGCTGGGGAGTTGCACGGGGGCGGCGGTTGCCGCCGTTGCCGAGGCCTGCGGAATATCGCCGGAGGCGGTGTTGGAGGCGGCTCGGAGTTTTCAGCCGCTGCCGCATCGGCTCCAGCGGCTGGGGGAGATGGACGGTGTGGCCTATGTGGACGATTCGAAGGCCACGAACCTGGCGGCATTGGGGGCGGCGGTAGCGGCCTGCGGGGATGGCATCCATTTGATTGCGGGGGGCTTGCCGAAGGAGTCCGACTACACTTTTGTAAAAGAAATACTGGCGGAACGGGTACGGAGCATATACGTTATCGGTCAAGCATCCCGGTCAATGTTTGAGGCCTGGGGCGGGGTTTGCAATTGCGTGGAATGCGGTACGTTGGACAAGGCTTTCAGCACCGCCCAAAGCGCGGCCAGGGCAGGGGATACCATTCTTCTATCCCCAGGTTGTGCAAGTTTCGACCAGTTTCGGAGTTTCGAGGAGCGTGGAGAGCTTTTTGAAAAGCTGTTCATCGGCGCGAAACATGCTAAACAGGGTGCTTCGTGA
- a CDS encoding LysM peptidoglycan-binding domain-containing protein has translation MKIGSAVVGLHIAVLCVFALTQGCVTSESQGSGRGAGARHKGPFKHEHKDVDSAGDVMATTDPYYTDDTMPGDAMYGGDQIQSSDYSVEPQPPVSTSGSTEIYIVQKGDMLSQLAIDFDTTTATLVEMNGLSNPDVLYVGQELAVPAGRGASKATTSKSTGSIKKGGTYTIQKGDTLSGIALAAGVGINDLRSLNNIKGDKIMAGDTLDIPSYGKVPSSSRTSSSTKKAEPAPTPVEPAQPVVDEAPMMAPPVTTSTPDEPMSLDVIEDKVLYPGETLDDVARQYGVSKGEIMRLNNISNESQVQEGQRLRIPIAE, from the coding sequence ATGAAAATCGGATCAGCAGTAGTCGGATTGCACATCGCCGTTTTGTGCGTTTTTGCCCTCACCCAGGGTTGTGTTACCTCCGAGTCGCAGGGTAGCGGCCGAGGCGCAGGCGCCAGGCACAAAGGCCCGTTCAAGCATGAACACAAAGATGTGGATTCGGCGGGGGATGTTATGGCAACAACGGATCCGTACTACACCGACGACACGATGCCGGGCGATGCCATGTATGGTGGCGACCAGATCCAAAGCTCCGACTATTCCGTCGAACCGCAGCCTCCGGTTTCAACCAGCGGCTCCACCGAAATCTACATTGTCCAGAAGGGCGACATGCTTTCCCAATTGGCGATCGATTTCGATACCACGACGGCAACACTGGTGGAAATGAACGGCCTCTCCAATCCCGATGTGCTTTATGTTGGGCAGGAATTGGCGGTTCCGGCCGGTCGCGGCGCTTCCAAGGCAACCACTTCCAAATCCACCGGTTCCATCAAGAAGGGCGGAACCTACACCATCCAGAAGGGCGACACCCTTTCCGGAATCGCGCTCGCCGCCGGTGTGGGCATCAACGACCTCCGTTCGCTCAACAACATCAAGGGCGACAAGATCATGGCCGGCGACACGCTCGATATCCCGAGCTACGGTAAGGTGCCTTCCTCTAGCCGTACGTCCTCCTCCACGAAGAAGGCTGAACCGGCGCCGACCCCGGTGGAGCCTGCCCAGCCAGTGGTGGATGAAGCTCCGATGATGGCACCGCCGGTAACCACCTCGACGCCCGATGAGCCGATGTCGCTCGACGTGATCGAGGACAAGGTGCTTTATCCCGGCGAAACCCTCGACGATGTGGCCCGCCAGTATGGCGTGAGCAAAGGGGAGATCATGCGCCTGAACAACATCTCGAACGAATCTCAGGTACAGGAAGGCCAGCGCCTGCGTATTCCGATTGCGGAGTAG
- the ftsW gene encoding putative lipid II flippase FtsW → MRRTISLFIAIVLILVTLGVLVLASASSAKYDDASYFVKRQLIWLAFAFIAAAVAARFDYRAYQKLAIPIAAFSVLLLILVRIPGIGSYINGSWRWIRIGPITIQPSEISKVAVILLFSWWLARNQRRIDELKRGIVVPFVLLGCFALPIIVEPDFGTTMLVSTVAVSMMFLGGVSIAPLLIIGAIGLLGVGVLIFQNPERMSRILAFLDPQKYEKDKAWQLINSLRAFAGGDVGGVGFGNSMQKYNYLPEAHTDFIFPIIGEELGLVASLLVIVMYVVLFVLGLRIALNARDDFGRLLAFGITLMITIQALINFAVVTGCVPTKGLALPFISYGGSSLVISGVMIGILVNVAHSSMKSPSKSSRNPFKDRARKV, encoded by the coding sequence ATGCGTAGGACCATTTCGCTTTTCATAGCCATCGTATTGATTCTCGTCACCCTCGGCGTGCTGGTGCTGGCCAGTGCCAGCTCGGCAAAGTATGACGACGCCAGCTATTTTGTGAAACGCCAGCTCATCTGGCTGGCGTTTGCTTTTATTGCCGCGGCGGTTGCCGCTCGGTTCGACTACCGGGCATACCAGAAACTCGCCATTCCGATCGCGGCGTTTTCGGTTCTCCTGCTGATCCTCGTCCGCATTCCGGGCATCGGCAGCTACATCAACGGAAGCTGGCGCTGGATCCGCATCGGCCCCATCACGATCCAACCCTCCGAAATCTCGAAGGTGGCCGTCATCCTGCTCTTTTCCTGGTGGCTGGCGCGCAACCAGCGGCGGATCGACGAGCTGAAGCGCGGGATTGTTGTGCCTTTTGTCCTGCTGGGGTGCTTTGCGCTTCCCATCATTGTCGAGCCCGACTTCGGCACCACGATGCTCGTTTCGACGGTTGCGGTTTCCATGATGTTCCTAGGGGGGGTGAGCATTGCGCCTTTGCTGATTATCGGGGCCATCGGCCTGCTCGGGGTGGGGGTCCTGATTTTCCAGAACCCGGAACGCATGAGCCGCATCCTCGCCTTCCTCGATCCGCAGAAATATGAAAAAGACAAGGCCTGGCAGCTCATCAATTCGCTGCGCGCCTTTGCCGGCGGCGATGTTGGAGGGGTGGGTTTTGGCAACAGCATGCAGAAATACAACTACCTGCCCGAGGCGCACACCGACTTCATTTTCCCCATCATCGGGGAAGAGCTTGGGCTGGTCGCTTCGCTACTCGTTATCGTCATGTATGTAGTCCTGTTTGTGCTCGGCCTGCGCATTGCGCTCAATGCGCGCGATGACTTCGGGCGCCTGCTCGCCTTCGGGATCACCCTCATGATCACCATCCAGGCCCTGATCAACTTTGCCGTCGTAACCGGCTGCGTGCCCACCAAGGGGCTGGCCTTGCCCTTCATCAGCTATGGAGGATCCAGCCTCGTCATCTCCGGTGTAATGATCGGCATCCTCGTCAACGTCGCCCATTCCAGCATGAAGTCGCCCTCGAAATCATCCCGCAACCCCTTCAAAGACCGGGCAAGGAAAGTGTAG
- a CDS encoding class I SAM-dependent methyltransferase, with amino-acid sequence MNDQYELLDSGNGKKLERYGDIILDRPCAQAVWAPRNPGLWETATASFDRVGGLNWEGRSKVSKAWNVEIAGVVMKLSATDFGHIGVFPETRSLWQWIRSALREQAQTKGRELKFLNLFAYSGGATLAAAQAGAQCCHLDASKGMVEWARENAKLNGLQDAPIRWIVDDVIKFLRREVKRGNRYDGILLDPPSFGRGKKGELYKIEDQLMTTLDLVHEVLSEDPAFVLLTSHTPGFSPIVLGNLLRQYHQSGTFECGEMLLTGKPGVNELPNGNWACWINTFS; translated from the coding sequence ATGAACGATCAATATGAGCTGCTCGACAGCGGCAACGGAAAAAAACTCGAACGCTACGGCGACATTATCCTGGACCGCCCCTGCGCACAGGCGGTTTGGGCGCCGCGGAATCCCGGGTTGTGGGAAACCGCCACGGCCAGCTTCGACCGCGTCGGCGGGCTGAACTGGGAGGGCCGCAGCAAGGTGTCGAAAGCCTGGAACGTCGAGATTGCCGGGGTGGTGATGAAGCTTTCCGCCACCGACTTCGGGCATATTGGCGTCTTCCCCGAAACGCGCTCGCTCTGGCAGTGGATCCGCTCGGCGCTCAGGGAACAGGCGCAAACGAAGGGGAGGGAACTCAAGTTCCTGAATCTGTTTGCCTATTCCGGCGGCGCCACGCTCGCCGCCGCCCAGGCCGGGGCGCAGTGCTGCCACCTCGATGCCTCCAAGGGCATGGTCGAGTGGGCCCGCGAAAACGCCAAGCTCAACGGGTTGCAGGATGCCCCCATCCGCTGGATCGTCGACGACGTCATCAAGTTTCTCCGCCGGGAAGTGAAGCGCGGCAACCGCTATGACGGCATTTTGCTCGATCCTCCATCGTTCGGGCGCGGCAAGAAGGGCGAGCTCTACAAGATTGAAGACCAGCTGATGACCACGCTCGACCTCGTGCACGAGGTGCTTTCCGAAGATCCCGCCTTCGTCCTGCTCACCTCGCACACCCCCGGTTTCTCGCCCATTGTGCTGGGCAACCTCCTCCGCCAGTACCATCAATCCGGCACGTTCGAGTGCGGCGAAATGCTCCTCACCGGCAAGCCCGGCGTGAACGAACTCCCCAACGGAAACTGGGCCTGCTGGATCAACACTTTTTCGTAG
- a CDS encoding 3-keto-disaccharide hydrolase produces MIKATTTLLLLLASLSVHAAKPPETPSWTDAATAAKDVEHFDTIGEYVAKDGKTAIQANLLSDGEFLVALYQGGLPGDGWDLSKIDSKKMPAMALKELLASYSKVERESPTLGKPAPANAIIKFPDDLTNVADGIMQAGGKTAKDLGSFHMHLEFLLPLKPGHNPSSQKRGNSGIYIFNNYEIQVIDTFGLDYNNPENNAIKPESLNKQWCGSFYKQKLPDVNMTYPPLRWQTYDIDFTAPVLDGGKKVKNARITVRHNGVLIHDDFELLTGTGNGAKKPQLAEGPVFFQAHGNPVVYRNVWATEL; encoded by the coding sequence ATGATCAAAGCAACCACCACGCTTTTGCTTCTACTCGCATCGCTATCCGTCCACGCCGCCAAACCACCGGAGACACCTTCGTGGACGGATGCGGCAACCGCCGCCAAGGACGTCGAACATTTCGACACGATTGGCGAATATGTTGCCAAAGACGGGAAAACCGCCATCCAGGCCAACCTGCTTAGCGACGGCGAGTTCCTGGTGGCCCTCTACCAAGGCGGACTGCCCGGCGACGGATGGGACCTCTCGAAGATCGATTCAAAAAAAATGCCCGCCATGGCCTTGAAGGAACTGCTGGCAAGCTATTCCAAAGTGGAACGCGAAAGCCCCACCCTTGGAAAACCCGCGCCCGCCAACGCGATCATCAAATTCCCCGACGATTTGACCAACGTGGCAGACGGCATCATGCAGGCCGGAGGCAAGACGGCGAAGGATTTGGGGTCGTTCCACATGCACCTCGAATTCCTGTTGCCGCTCAAACCCGGCCACAACCCCTCCAGCCAAAAGCGGGGCAACAGCGGCATCTACATCTTCAACAATTATGAGATCCAGGTGATCGACACCTTCGGGCTCGACTACAACAACCCCGAAAACAACGCCATCAAACCCGAATCCCTCAACAAACAGTGGTGCGGATCGTTTTACAAGCAGAAGCTCCCCGATGTCAACATGACCTACCCGCCGCTGCGCTGGCAGACCTACGACATCGACTTCACCGCCCCCGTGCTCGACGGCGGCAAGAAGGTGAAGAACGCCCGGATCACCGTCCGCCACAACGGCGTGCTGATCCACGACGACTTCGAGCTGCTAACCGGCACCGGCAACGGCGCCAAGAAACCCCAACTCGCCGAAGGCCCGGTCTTCTTCCAGGCCCACGGCAACCCCGTGGTCTACCGCAACGTCTGGGCCACGGAACTGTAA
- a CDS encoding 3-keto-disaccharide hydrolase yields the protein MKTTVSALLLFALAGVPPLQAGTDGWVALFDGKTTQGWTNPYAHGEVNVVDGEIHLLANKKFFLCTEKTYSNFILEVELKMPEGKSNSGVMFRCHVEPKKVYGYQAECDTSDRAWSGGLYDEARRGWLNPLKPNDSPSGNAFRKKTKGALKRNDWNKYRIKAEGDHLQIWVNDVLCTDYTDSMDAKGHIGIQHHGEKGQTYKFRNIRIKEL from the coding sequence CCGGAACCGATGGCTGGGTTGCGCTCTTCGACGGGAAAACCACCCAGGGCTGGACCAACCCCTATGCGCATGGCGAAGTGAACGTCGTCGATGGCGAAATCCACCTCCTTGCCAATAAAAAGTTTTTCCTCTGCACGGAAAAAACCTACTCCAACTTTATCTTGGAAGTGGAACTGAAGATGCCCGAAGGCAAGTCCAACTCCGGCGTCATGTTTCGCTGCCACGTCGAACCCAAAAAGGTCTACGGCTACCAGGCCGAGTGCGACACCTCCGACCGCGCCTGGTCGGGCGGACTCTACGACGAGGCCCGCCGCGGATGGCTCAACCCGCTTAAGCCCAACGATTCCCCTTCGGGCAATGCGTTCCGCAAAAAGACCAAGGGCGCGCTCAAGCGCAACGACTGGAACAAATACCGGATCAAGGCCGAAGGCGACCACCTCCAGATCTGGGTGAACGATGTCCTCTGCACCGACTACACCGACAGCATGGATGCCAAAGGCCACATCGGCATCCAGCACCATGGGGAAAAGGGCCAGACCTACAAATTCCGCAACATACGCATCAAGGAACTTTAG